In Nonomuraea sp. NBC_00507, the following are encoded in one genomic region:
- a CDS encoding ABC transporter ATP-binding protein: protein MSLLDIRDLAVSYDGRRAVDGVSFAIEPGEVLAVVGESGSGKSTTAHAIIGLLPGNATLDAGRILFGEADLVGWSARRLRSVRGAQIGLVPQDPANSLDPVKTVGAQIAEVLRIHRYGDRRTIRRQVLDLLARVGLPDPETRARQYPHELSGGMRQRVLIAIAIALRPRLVIADEPTSALDVTVQRRILDLIDDLRTEYGTAVLLVTHDLGVAAGRSDRLVVMKDGRVVEQGTTAAVLAAPEADYTKRLLNDAPALSARPFLDPPETEPAIVVRDLVKEFRVGRRPFRAVDGVSFEVARGATHALVGESGSGKTTTARMVARFARPTSGTVTIAGAPDDRRFRRHVQLVYQNPYGSLDPRQSIGEIVEEPLRNFTFGDRAARRTRVADLLERVALPKDVPARRPRELSGGQRQRVAIARALAADPEVIVLDEAVSALDVTVQAQILDLLEQLQRDLGLTYLFISHDLAVVRQISHTVSVMSKGRIVETGTTRQVFTEPRHDYTRELLAAIPERVR, encoded by the coding sequence ATGAGCTTGCTGGACATTCGCGACCTGGCGGTCTCCTACGACGGCAGGCGCGCGGTGGACGGCGTCTCCTTCGCGATCGAGCCGGGGGAGGTCCTGGCCGTCGTCGGCGAGTCGGGCTCCGGCAAGTCCACCACGGCACACGCGATCATCGGCTTGCTGCCCGGCAACGCCACCTTGGACGCAGGCCGCATCCTGTTCGGCGAGGCCGACCTCGTCGGCTGGTCCGCGCGCCGCCTGCGGTCGGTACGGGGCGCACAGATCGGCTTGGTCCCGCAGGACCCAGCCAACTCCCTGGACCCGGTCAAGACCGTCGGCGCCCAGATCGCGGAGGTGCTGCGCATCCACCGATACGGCGACCGCCGGACGATCCGCCGCCAAGTCCTCGACCTGCTGGCCCGCGTCGGCCTGCCCGACCCGGAGACACGGGCCCGCCAGTACCCGCACGAGCTGTCGGGCGGCATGCGCCAGCGCGTGCTCATCGCCATCGCCATCGCCCTGCGTCCCCGGCTCGTCATCGCCGACGAGCCCACCAGCGCCCTCGACGTCACTGTGCAGCGGCGCATCCTGGACCTCATCGACGACCTGCGCACCGAGTACGGCACCGCCGTGCTGCTGGTGACCCACGACCTCGGCGTCGCCGCCGGCCGCTCGGACCGCCTCGTGGTGATGAAGGACGGACGCGTCGTGGAGCAGGGAACGACCGCCGCCGTGCTGGCCGCCCCTGAGGCGGACTACACCAAGCGGCTGCTGAACGACGCGCCTGCGCTGTCGGCGCGCCCGTTCCTGGACCCGCCCGAGACGGAACCTGCGATCGTGGTCCGCGACCTGGTCAAGGAGTTCCGCGTGGGGCGGCGTCCGTTCCGGGCCGTGGACGGCGTCTCCTTCGAGGTGGCGCGCGGCGCCACACACGCGCTGGTGGGCGAGTCCGGCTCCGGCAAGACCACCACGGCCAGGATGGTGGCGCGGTTCGCCAGGCCCACCTCGGGAACGGTGACCATCGCCGGGGCGCCGGACGACCGCCGGTTCCGCCGGCACGTGCAACTCGTCTACCAGAACCCGTACGGGTCGCTCGACCCGCGCCAGTCCATCGGGGAGATCGTGGAGGAGCCGCTGCGGAACTTCACGTTCGGCGACCGAGCCGCCCGCCGCACCCGGGTCGCCGACCTGCTGGAGCGGGTGGCGCTGCCGAAGGACGTGCCGGCGCGCCGGCCGCGCGAGTTGTCCGGCGGGCAGCGGCAGCGGGTGGCCATCGCCCGCGCGCTGGCCGCGGACCCCGAGGTGATCGTGCTGGACGAGGCCGTTTCGGCCCTTGACGTCACCGTGCAGGCGCAGATCCTCGACCTGCTCGAACAGCTCCAGCGCGACCTGGGGCTCACTTACCTCTTCATCTCGCACGATCTGGCCGTGGTGCGCCAGATCTCGCACACCGTCTCCGTCATGAGCAAAGGACGCATCGTGGAAACCGGAACCACCCGGCAGGTGTTCACCGAGCCGCGGCACGACTACACCCGCGAGCTGCTGGCCGCGATCCCGGAGCGGGTGCGATGA
- a CDS encoding ABC transporter permease produces the protein MKGGLILAWAMIGLVLFWAIVPGLFSGYDPIAGVPADKLQAPSAQHLFGTDAVGRDVFARVVHGSVHSLSGALVAVSVGLLLGTLSGLLAGSVGGVVDAAVMRVVDVMLSVPGLLLALTVIILLGPGTVNVAIAVGIGSVAAFARLARAEVVRVRRADYVEAAFGSGGRFPAVLWRHVLPNSLGPVIALAALQFGAAILAISTLGFLGYGAEPPTPEWGLLISEGRNYLATSWWLTTLPGAVVVAVVLAAGRISRSSGKERA, from the coding sequence GTGAAGGGCGGGCTCATTCTCGCCTGGGCGATGATCGGCCTCGTGCTGTTCTGGGCGATCGTGCCCGGCCTGTTCTCCGGCTACGATCCCATCGCGGGCGTGCCCGCCGACAAGCTCCAGGCGCCGAGCGCGCAGCACCTGTTCGGCACCGACGCCGTCGGGCGCGACGTGTTCGCCCGCGTGGTGCACGGGTCCGTGCACTCGCTGTCGGGGGCACTCGTGGCCGTCTCGGTGGGCCTGCTGCTCGGTACCCTGTCCGGCCTGCTCGCCGGCTCGGTGGGCGGCGTGGTCGACGCGGCGGTCATGCGGGTCGTGGACGTCATGCTGTCCGTGCCCGGCCTGCTCCTGGCCCTGACCGTGATCATCCTGCTCGGTCCCGGCACGGTCAACGTGGCCATCGCGGTGGGCATCGGCTCGGTGGCGGCCTTCGCCCGGCTGGCCCGCGCCGAGGTGGTACGCGTCCGGCGCGCCGACTACGTGGAGGCCGCGTTCGGCAGCGGCGGCAGGTTCCCGGCGGTGTTGTGGCGGCACGTGCTGCCGAACTCGCTCGGCCCCGTCATCGCGCTCGCCGCCCTGCAGTTCGGCGCGGCCATCCTCGCCATCTCGACGCTCGGCTTCCTCGGCTACGGCGCCGAGCCGCCCACCCCGGAATGGGGGCTGCTCATCTCCGAGGGACGCAACTACCTGGCCACCTCGTGGTGGCTGACCACGCTGCCCGGCGCGGTTGTGGTCGCGGTGGTGCTGGCCGCCGGCCGCATCAGCCGCTCGAGCGGAAAGGAGCGGGCATGA
- a CDS encoding ABC transporter permease: protein MTRYLLSRTGQAALVLWAAFTASYVLLQLLPGDSILIKFQNPELGLSPQQIAEIRTYYGTGSPIFEYVQTLLGFLTGRFGYSIDTGTPVIERLAEALPETVRLASAAFLVAVLIAVVIAFAASYSRTSWLRGALLSVPSLFISVPAFWLGILLIQVFSFRLKLVPVIGGSDVQQLILPVLTLAVPISAPIAQVLARSIDQVYAQPFVPVIAAKGATRWWILWRHVARNAVLPTLTVAGLMLGELIAGSVVTETVFGRAGVGRLTEQAVNAQDTPVMLAVVVLAAAVFVLVNLVVDVLFPILDPRLKAAL, encoded by the coding sequence GTGACGAGATATCTGCTGTCGAGGACCGGGCAGGCGGCGCTCGTGTTGTGGGCCGCTTTCACGGCGAGCTACGTGCTCCTGCAGTTGCTGCCCGGCGACTCGATCCTGATCAAGTTTCAGAACCCCGAGCTCGGCCTGTCACCGCAACAGATCGCCGAGATCCGCACCTACTATGGCACGGGCTCGCCGATCTTCGAGTACGTCCAGACCCTGCTCGGCTTCCTGACCGGCCGCTTCGGCTACTCGATCGACACCGGCACCCCGGTGATCGAGCGGCTGGCCGAGGCGCTGCCCGAGACGGTCCGGCTGGCCTCGGCCGCGTTCCTGGTGGCGGTGCTGATCGCCGTGGTGATCGCGTTCGCGGCGAGCTACAGCAGGACCTCGTGGCTGCGGGGCGCGCTGCTGTCGGTGCCGTCGTTGTTCATCTCGGTGCCCGCGTTCTGGCTGGGCATCCTGCTGATCCAGGTCTTCTCGTTCCGGCTGAAGCTGGTGCCGGTGATCGGTGGCAGTGACGTGCAGCAATTGATCTTGCCGGTGCTGACGCTGGCCGTGCCGATCTCGGCACCGATCGCGCAGGTGCTCGCCCGGAGCATCGACCAGGTCTACGCGCAGCCGTTCGTGCCCGTGATCGCGGCCAAGGGCGCGACGCGCTGGTGGATCCTCTGGCGGCACGTGGCCCGCAACGCCGTGCTCCCCACGCTGACCGTGGCCGGGCTGATGCTCGGCGAGCTGATCGCGGGCTCCGTCGTCACCGAGACCGTCTTCGGCCGGGCCGGCGTCGGCAGGCTCACCGAGCAGGCCGTCAACGCGCAGGACACGCCCGTGATGCTGGCCGTCGTGGTGCTCGCCGCAGCCGTGTTCGTGCTGGTCAACCTCGTCGTGGACGTGCTGTTCCCAATCCTCGACCCCCGGCTGAAGGCGGCGCTGTGA
- a CDS encoding TIGR04028 family ABC transporter substrate-binding protein: MAPSRPLFAAVMLTTVGLLGACGGGGATGTTQGDGKPVYGGTLTYLEHQPPTCLYLPAAGFYPNGGILNQITDKLTWQNPETLKIEPWIATKWEVNANATEYTFHLRDGVTFSDGSPLDASAVAANFDVYGLGNPKLKLPVAEFVNNYERSEIIDTKTVRFHFKKSSPGFLQGTSVIGAGLVSKKSISLPYEQQCQLKNVIGSGPFTVKSQVVDKEVDLVARKDYNWAPPSSKHQGRAYLDEIKIIVTPEDNVRVGALTSGQADMVRYVQAYDEKTVKDAGFQIYAEPTRGVNNGLYLRPTNSILKDPDVRRALQAGTNATEVVDTLFTESYPVATSVLSHLAQGYVDLSKELAYDPAKANALLDKAGWSRGADGVRVKDGRRLELGVFVSGPQPLSKQTLELVAQQWAKLGVKLDIRPADAGTQAVDIKNAEKTGIQHGMVGRADQDVIKSHFHSQNRDVILHDDAKLDRILEEESAEPDVTKRNAKVAEIQRYVIEQGYAIPLFEEPQVYGAAPHVQGVAFEAVARPWFYSVWKSQQ, from the coding sequence ATGGCTCCATCCAGACCACTGTTCGCCGCCGTCATGCTCACCACCGTGGGCCTTCTCGGCGCCTGTGGCGGCGGGGGCGCGACCGGAACGACGCAAGGAGACGGCAAGCCGGTCTACGGCGGCACGCTGACCTACCTGGAACATCAGCCCCCGACCTGCCTCTACCTGCCGGCCGCCGGCTTCTATCCCAACGGCGGCATCCTCAACCAGATCACCGACAAGCTGACCTGGCAGAACCCTGAGACGCTGAAGATCGAGCCATGGATCGCCACCAAGTGGGAGGTCAATGCCAACGCCACCGAATACACCTTCCACCTGCGCGATGGCGTGACCTTCAGCGACGGAAGCCCGCTCGACGCCTCCGCCGTGGCGGCCAACTTCGACGTGTACGGCCTCGGGAACCCCAAGCTGAAGCTGCCTGTCGCGGAGTTCGTCAACAACTACGAGCGCAGCGAGATCATCGACACCAAGACCGTGAGGTTCCACTTCAAGAAGTCCTCGCCCGGCTTCCTCCAGGGCACCTCCGTGATCGGCGCCGGACTGGTGTCCAAGAAGTCGATCTCCCTGCCGTACGAGCAGCAGTGCCAGCTCAAGAACGTCATCGGCTCGGGCCCCTTCACCGTGAAGAGCCAGGTCGTCGACAAGGAGGTGGACCTGGTCGCGCGCAAGGACTACAACTGGGCGCCGCCGTCGTCGAAACACCAGGGCCGGGCCTACCTGGACGAAATCAAGATCATCGTCACGCCGGAGGACAACGTACGCGTCGGCGCCCTGACCTCCGGCCAGGCCGACATGGTGCGCTACGTCCAGGCGTACGACGAGAAGACGGTCAAGGACGCGGGCTTCCAGATCTACGCCGAGCCCACCCGCGGCGTGAACAACGGCCTCTACCTGCGCCCCACCAACAGCATCCTGAAGGACCCCGACGTCCGCAGGGCGCTGCAGGCGGGCACGAACGCCACGGAGGTCGTCGACACCCTGTTCACCGAGAGCTACCCGGTCGCGACCTCCGTGCTCAGCCACCTCGCCCAGGGCTACGTGGACCTGTCGAAGGAGCTCGCCTACGACCCGGCCAAGGCCAACGCCCTGCTGGACAAGGCGGGCTGGAGCCGGGGCGCCGACGGCGTGCGCGTCAAGGACGGCAGGAGGCTGGAGCTCGGCGTGTTCGTCTCCGGCCCGCAGCCCCTGTCGAAGCAGACGCTCGAGCTCGTTGCCCAGCAGTGGGCCAAGCTCGGCGTGAAGCTGGACATCCGCCCCGCCGACGCCGGCACGCAGGCCGTGGACATCAAGAACGCCGAGAAGACCGGCATCCAGCACGGCATGGTCGGCCGCGCCGACCAGGACGTGATCAAGAGCCACTTCCACAGCCAGAACCGCGACGTCATCCTCCACGACGACGCGAAGCTGGACCGGATCCTGGAGGAGGAGTCCGCCGAGCCCGATGTGACCAAGCGCAACGCCAAGGTCGCTGAGATCCAGCGGTACGTGATCGAGCAGGGCTACGCGATCCCGCTGTTCGAGGAGCCCCAGGTGTACGGCGCCGCGCCCCATGTCCAGGGCGTGGCCTTCGAGGCGGTCGCCCGGCCGTGGTTCTACTCGGTGTGGAAGTCGCAGCAGTGA
- a CDS encoding ABC transporter ATP-binding protein encodes MPPTATMARAARHPRELSGGQRQRVAIARALGPRPDVLVCDEPVSALDVSIQAQVLDLLADIQAEYGTAMVFISHDLGVVHHIADRVLVVKDGRVVEKGDVDDVFTRPRHPYTQALVAAVLVNSPLFR; translated from the coding sequence ATGCCGCCTACGGCCACTATGGCCCGGGCCGCCCGGCATCCCCGTGAGCTGTCCGGCGGCCAGCGCCAGCGCGTCGCCATCGCCCGCGCCCTCGGCCCCCGCCCCGACGTGCTCGTCTGCGACGAACCCGTCTCCGCGCTCGACGTCTCCATCCAGGCCCAGGTGCTCGACCTGCTCGCCGACATCCAGGCCGAGTACGGCACCGCGATGGTGTTCATCTCCCACGACCTGGGTGTCGTTCATCACATCGCCGACCGCGTGCTGGTCGTGAAGGACGGCCGGGTCGTGGAGAAGGGCGACGTCGACGACGTGTTCACGCGGCCCCGCCACCCCTACACGCAAGCGTTGGTCGCCGCCGTGCTCGTCAATTCTCCACTATTTAGGTAG
- a CDS encoding flavin reductase family protein: MTDTLPDRAVAADQFRQALAVHASGVVVITAQHDGIPVGLTATSFSSVSLEPPLVSFYVDRSSTTWPRLGAADHFAVNILASDQAELAARFARKSIDRFAAPTLWRPGPLGAPLLQDVSAHLICLPYERTEVGDHLLVVGLVAEVDVHRPGRPLLYHQGRFGRFLAHPDS, translated from the coding sequence ATGACCGACACTCTCCCTGACCGCGCCGTCGCGGCCGATCAGTTCCGGCAGGCGCTCGCCGTCCATGCCAGCGGCGTCGTGGTCATCACCGCACAGCACGACGGCATTCCCGTCGGACTCACCGCCACGTCCTTCTCCTCGGTCAGCCTCGAACCGCCCCTGGTGTCCTTCTATGTGGATCGCTCCTCGACCACCTGGCCGCGGCTCGGCGCCGCCGACCACTTCGCGGTCAACATCCTGGCCAGCGACCAGGCCGAACTGGCGGCCCGCTTCGCCCGCAAGAGCATCGACCGGTTCGCCGCCCCCACCCTCTGGCGGCCGGGGCCGCTGGGCGCCCCACTGCTGCAGGACGTCTCCGCGCACCTGATCTGCCTGCCCTATGAGAGGACCGAGGTCGGCGACCACCTCCTGGTAGTCGGCCTGGTGGCCGAGGTGGACGTGCACCGCCCCGGCCGCCCGCTCCTCTACCACCAGGGCCGCTTCGGCCGCTTCCTGGCCCACCCCGACTCCTGA
- a CDS encoding tryptophan 2,3-dioxygenase family protein has protein sequence MSHRPQSREAGVGSESPNLDFAGTTPYEDYVRADVLTHLQHPLSDDPGEMVFLVTTQVMELWFTVIVHEWETAGQALREDRLPVAMDALKRSVRELEALNASWRPLAQLTPTEFNAYRAALGEGSGFQSAMYRRMEFLLGEKSSSMLVPHRGAPRVHAELEKALHQPSLYDEVLGFLARRGHAVPRAVLERDLSQRYEPSAEVEDVWAEIYSADRDADLARLGEALTDVGELVWRWRNDHLVATRRAMGAKTGTGGSAGVAWLEKRAVKYVFPELWTARSRV, from the coding sequence ATGTCGCATCGCCCCCAGTCCCGAGAAGCCGGTGTCGGTTCGGAGTCCCCGAACCTCGACTTCGCGGGCACGACCCCCTATGAGGACTACGTCCGCGCGGACGTCCTCACCCACCTCCAGCACCCCCTCTCCGACGACCCCGGAGAGATGGTGTTCCTGGTCACCACCCAGGTCATGGAGTTGTGGTTCACCGTGATCGTCCATGAGTGGGAGACCGCCGGCCAAGCGCTGCGCGAGGACCGCCTGCCGGTCGCGATGGACGCGCTCAAGCGCAGCGTGCGCGAGCTCGAGGCGCTGAACGCCTCCTGGCGGCCGCTGGCGCAGCTCACCCCCACCGAGTTCAACGCCTACCGAGCCGCGCTCGGCGAAGGCTCGGGCTTCCAGTCGGCGATGTACCGGCGGATGGAGTTCCTGCTCGGCGAGAAGTCGTCGTCCATGCTGGTGCCGCACCGAGGTGCGCCGCGCGTCCATGCGGAGCTGGAGAAGGCGCTGCACCAGCCGAGCCTGTACGACGAGGTGCTGGGGTTCCTCGCGCGGCGCGGTCACGCCGTACCGCGGGCCGTCCTGGAACGTGATCTGTCGCAGCGGTACGAACCCTCGGCGGAGGTCGAGGATGTGTGGGCGGAGATCTACTCCGCCGATCGGGACGCCGACCTGGCACGGCTCGGCGAGGCGCTGACGGACGTCGGCGAGCTGGTGTGGCGGTGGCGCAACGACCACCTCGTGGCGACCCGGCGCGCGATGGGCGCCAAGACCGGAACCGGAGGCTCTGCGGGCGTGGCCTGGCTGGAGAAGCGGGCCGTGAAGTACGTGTTCCCCGAACTGTGGACGGCGCGCAGCCGCGTCTGA